One genomic window of Centropristis striata isolate RG_2023a ecotype Rhode Island chromosome 20, C.striata_1.0, whole genome shotgun sequence includes the following:
- the aprt gene encoding adenine phosphoribosyltransferase isoform X3 — MYYVSARPVQAKCLLRMRSNPSNEVMTSCLLLLLPSLLPDTLTSFPLIESLRPPATRRRCCSSSAGRGAAACWTSSPVVCWSTGNQSDRMSAEAESKLQLVRRHIRAFPDFPRTGILFRDICPLLKDPAALSAAIDLLEDHVKKNHQQIDLIVWMLGVSSSVLFCLSVSLSASSSSGRKENYQEKPSQWSTHWSTARLKQRSSRTPCLQVRRFSSSMTCWPLEGLCVQPVS; from the exons atgtattatgtcTCTGCTCGGCCTGTACAGGCCAAGTGTTTACTGCGCATGCGTTCTAACCCGAGTAACGAGGTAATGACGtcatgtctcctcctcctcctaccctCCTTGTTGCCAGACACACTGACATCATTTCCGCT CATTGAGTCCCTGCGGCCTCCGGCCACCAGGAggcgctgctgctcctcctcagcaggaagaggagcagcagcgTGCTGGACCAGTTCTCCGGTGGTCTGCTGGTCTACAGGGAACCAGTCCGACAGGATGTCTGCAGAAGCCGAGTCCAAGCTCCAGCTGGTCCGGAGACACATCCGGGCCTTCCCGGACTTCCCCAGGACAGGGATCCTGTTCAG AGACATCTGTCCCCTCCTGAAGGATCCGGCGGCTCTGAGCGCCGCCATCGACCTGCTGGAGGACCACGTGAAGAAGAACCACCAGCAGATAGACCTCATC gtctgGATGCTCGGGGTTTCCTCTTCGGTCCTCTTCTGTCTCAGCGTCTCTCTGTCGGCTTCGTCCTCGTCAGGAAGAAAGGAAAACTACCAGGAGAAACCGTCTCAGTGGAGTACACACTGGAGTACAGcacg GCTGAAGCAGAGGTCCAGCAGGACGCCGTGTCTCCAGGTCAGAAGGTTCTCATCATCGATGACCTGCTGGCCACTGGAG GGACTCTGTGTGCAGCCTGTGAGCTGA
- the tk2 gene encoding thymidine kinase 2, mitochondrial isoform X2 has translation MCGSGGVPLLSRCVRLVSDRFWGTLGPAGTVRRIHGRTRSGSQRDKPKKPEPARGKLVRTGEDKKAVVCIEGNIASGKTTCLEYFSRTSNIEVLTEPISKWRNVRGHNPLALMYQDSERWGLTLQTYVQLTMLERHLAPIAAPVRMMERSIFSAKYIFVENLLRSGRMPEVDYAVLSEWFDWITTNVSIPVDLIVYLQTSPQICHQRLKQRCREEERVIPLADPPQRLSCSCSGPGDSC, from the exons ATGTGTGGGTCCGGAGGAGTCCCGCTCCTGTCCAGGTGTGTGAGGCTGGTATCAGACCGGTTCTGGGGGACTCTGGGACCTGCTGGGACCGTGAGACGGATCCACGGCAGAACCCGGAGCGGCTCGCAGCGAGACAAACCGAAGAAACCCGAGCCAGCCCGAG GGAAGCTGGTGAGGACCGGAGAGGACAAGAAGGCCGTG GTCTGTATCGAGGGGAACATTGCCAGTGGGAAGACGACGTGTCTGGAATATTTTAGCAGAACCAGCAACATAGAG GTCCTCACAGAGCCCATCTCCAAGTGGAGGAACGTCCGAGGACACAACCCTCTG GCTCTGATGTACCAGGACTCGGAGCGTTGGGGTCTCACGCTGCAGACCTACGTCCAGCTCACCATGCTGGAGCGACACCTGGCCCCCATA GCGGCCCCCGTCAGGATGATGGAACGCTCCATCTTCAGCGCCAAGTACATCTTCGTGGAGAACCTCCTCAGAAG TGGTAGGATGCCGGAGGTGGACTACGCGGTTCTCTCTGAGTGGTTCGACTGGATCACCACCAACGTCTCCATTCCTGTTGATCTGATcg tgtaCCTGCAGACGTCTCCTCAGATCTGCCACCAGAGGCTGAAGCAGAGAtgtagagaggaggagagagtcaTTCC ACTGGCTGATCCACCACAACGCCTCTCCTGTTCCTGCTCCGGTCCTG gTGATTCCTGCTGA
- the aprt gene encoding adenine phosphoribosyltransferase isoform X1 — protein MYYVSARPVQAKCLLRMRSNPSNEVMTSCLLLLLPSLLPDTLTSFPLIESLRPPATRRRCCSSSAGRGAAACWTSSPVVCWSTGNQSDRMSAEAESKLQLVRRHIRAFPDFPRTGILFRDICPLLKDPAALSAAIDLLEDHVKKNHQQIDLIVGLDARGFLFGPLLSQRLSVGFVLVRKKGKLPGETVSVEYTLEYSTAEAEVQQDAVSPGQKVLIIDDLLATGGTLCAACELMEKQQAQILGCLVVVELKDLGGADRLKPHSVFSLVQY, from the exons atgtattatgtcTCTGCTCGGCCTGTACAGGCCAAGTGTTTACTGCGCATGCGTTCTAACCCGAGTAACGAGGTAATGACGtcatgtctcctcctcctcctaccctCCTTGTTGCCAGACACACTGACATCATTTCCGCT CATTGAGTCCCTGCGGCCTCCGGCCACCAGGAggcgctgctgctcctcctcagcaggaagaggagcagcagcgTGCTGGACCAGTTCTCCGGTGGTCTGCTGGTCTACAGGGAACCAGTCCGACAGGATGTCTGCAGAAGCCGAGTCCAAGCTCCAGCTGGTCCGGAGACACATCCGGGCCTTCCCGGACTTCCCCAGGACAGGGATCCTGTTCAG AGACATCTGTCCCCTCCTGAAGGATCCGGCGGCTCTGAGCGCCGCCATCGACCTGCTGGAGGACCACGTGAAGAAGAACCACCAGCAGATAGACCTCATCGTAG gtctgGATGCTCGGGGTTTCCTCTTCGGTCCTCTTCTGTCTCAGCGTCTCTCTGTCGGCTTCGTCCTCGTCAGGAAGAAAGGAAAACTACCAGGAGAAACCGTCTCAGTGGAGTACACACTGGAGTACAGcacg GCTGAAGCAGAGGTCCAGCAGGACGCCGTGTCTCCAGGTCAGAAGGTTCTCATCATCGATGACCTGCTGGCCACTGGAG GGACTCTGTGTGCAGCCTGTGAGCTGATGGAGAAGCAGCAGGCTCAGATTCTGGGATGTCtggtggtggtggagctcaAAGACCTGGGAGGAGCCGACAGACTGAAACCTCACAGCGTCTTCTCTCTGGTCCAGTACTGA
- the tk2 gene encoding thymidine kinase 2, mitochondrial isoform X1: MCGSGGVPLLSRCVRLVSDRFWGTLGPAGTVRRIHGRTRSGSQRDKPKKPEPARGKLVRTGEDKKAVVCIEGNIASGKTTCLEYFSRTSNIEVLTEPISKWRNVRGHNPLALMYQDSERWGLTLQTYVQLTMLERHLAPIAAPVRMMERSIFSAKYIFVENLLRSGRMPEVDYAVLSEWFDWITTNVSIPVDLIVYLQTSPQICHQRLKQRCREEERVIPLEYLESIHQLHEDWLIHHNASPVPAPVLVIPADHDLQKMLHQFEENREKILAAGVL, translated from the exons ATGTGTGGGTCCGGAGGAGTCCCGCTCCTGTCCAGGTGTGTGAGGCTGGTATCAGACCGGTTCTGGGGGACTCTGGGACCTGCTGGGACCGTGAGACGGATCCACGGCAGAACCCGGAGCGGCTCGCAGCGAGACAAACCGAAGAAACCCGAGCCAGCCCGAG GGAAGCTGGTGAGGACCGGAGAGGACAAGAAGGCCGTG GTCTGTATCGAGGGGAACATTGCCAGTGGGAAGACGACGTGTCTGGAATATTTTAGCAGAACCAGCAACATAGAG GTCCTCACAGAGCCCATCTCCAAGTGGAGGAACGTCCGAGGACACAACCCTCTG GCTCTGATGTACCAGGACTCGGAGCGTTGGGGTCTCACGCTGCAGACCTACGTCCAGCTCACCATGCTGGAGCGACACCTGGCCCCCATA GCGGCCCCCGTCAGGATGATGGAACGCTCCATCTTCAGCGCCAAGTACATCTTCGTGGAGAACCTCCTCAGAAG TGGTAGGATGCCGGAGGTGGACTACGCGGTTCTCTCTGAGTGGTTCGACTGGATCACCACCAACGTCTCCATTCCTGTTGATCTGATcg tgtaCCTGCAGACGTCTCCTCAGATCTGCCACCAGAGGCTGAAGCAGAGAtgtagagaggaggagagagtcaTTCCCCTG GAGTACTTGGAGTCCATCCACCAGCTGCATGAGGACTGGCTGATCCACCACAACGCCTCTCCTGTTCCTGCTCCGGTCCTG gTGATTCCTGCTGACCATGACCTCCAGAAGATGCTCCACCAGTTTGAAGAGAACCGTGAGAAGATCTTGGCCGCCGGCGTCCTCTGA
- the aprt gene encoding adenine phosphoribosyltransferase isoform X2, with product MSLLGLYRPSVYCACVLTRVTSIESLRPPATRRRCCSSSAGRGAAACWTSSPVVCWSTGNQSDRMSAEAESKLQLVRRHIRAFPDFPRTGILFRDICPLLKDPAALSAAIDLLEDHVKKNHQQIDLIVGLDARGFLFGPLLSQRLSVGFVLVRKKGKLPGETVSVEYTLEYSTAEAEVQQDAVSPGQKVLIIDDLLATGGTLCAACELMEKQQAQILGCLVVVELKDLGGADRLKPHSVFSLVQY from the exons atgtcTCTGCTCGGCCTGTACAGGCCAAGTGTTTACTGCGCATGCGTTCTAACCCGAGTAACGAG CATTGAGTCCCTGCGGCCTCCGGCCACCAGGAggcgctgctgctcctcctcagcaggaagaggagcagcagcgTGCTGGACCAGTTCTCCGGTGGTCTGCTGGTCTACAGGGAACCAGTCCGACAGGATGTCTGCAGAAGCCGAGTCCAAGCTCCAGCTGGTCCGGAGACACATCCGGGCCTTCCCGGACTTCCCCAGGACAGGGATCCTGTTCAG AGACATCTGTCCCCTCCTGAAGGATCCGGCGGCTCTGAGCGCCGCCATCGACCTGCTGGAGGACCACGTGAAGAAGAACCACCAGCAGATAGACCTCATCGTAG gtctgGATGCTCGGGGTTTCCTCTTCGGTCCTCTTCTGTCTCAGCGTCTCTCTGTCGGCTTCGTCCTCGTCAGGAAGAAAGGAAAACTACCAGGAGAAACCGTCTCAGTGGAGTACACACTGGAGTACAGcacg GCTGAAGCAGAGGTCCAGCAGGACGCCGTGTCTCCAGGTCAGAAGGTTCTCATCATCGATGACCTGCTGGCCACTGGAG GGACTCTGTGTGCAGCCTGTGAGCTGATGGAGAAGCAGCAGGCTCAGATTCTGGGATGTCtggtggtggtggagctcaAAGACCTGGGAGGAGCCGACAGACTGAAACCTCACAGCGTCTTCTCTCTGGTCCAGTACTGA